From the Plasmodium vivax scf_7125 genomic scaffold, whole genome shotgun sequence genome, one window contains:
- a CDS encoding hypothetical protein (encoded by transcript PVX_102130A), with amino-acid sequence MAKKPPNPWYFEYHKYLEVKKALEYERTDKIDVSFANYIINRTNNTPEKELKLRETFCELKKLIERQHCFITIHQVDCCNYINYWLNKTVRESYYRVDEKNFEIFDEFMRVDPKASGGPFNCISKLSYMDTDTFEKMKKLYELYDYFTKLKKSDDSSSLCRNISNIAEKHKSLMQECKEKDNNLPNALTNLKYVIEKDELVAKDACTKNTSDLFYLKIDPPPGKDKNAVTVHAHGRKFEEKPLPTRFSGYSSQAHSRKSGRTHTPPPVLVSSPQAHGGNSRETHTAPLVSVSSSPAKGLEKQARGESERIPSVPPARVPLELTVLPSLPLLQLGQLKQLESSETEEPTGPKGLTEPEPEQRLEQLQEHYVHHLSEDEADISLEEGDKSAGSMLSAYNPETIMEKMKFALSKVLETVEPVPVLGVSGAIGALFLLFKVSKIALKHFKLCLYNYNTYK; translated from the exons ATGGCCAAAAAACCTCCAAACCCATGG TATTTCGAATACCATAAGTACcttgaagtaaaaaaagcaTTGGAGTATGAACGTACAGACAAAATTGATGTTAGTTTTGCaaactatataataaatcGCACAAATAATACGCCAGAAAAGGAGCTAAAGTTACGTGAAACCTTTTGTGAGTTAAAGAAGTTGATCGAACGTCAACATTGTTTCATTACAATTCATCAAGTTGACtgttgtaattatattaactacTGGTTAAATAAAACAGTAAGAGAGTCATATTATCGTGTAGATGAAAAAAACTTTGAAATTTTTGATGAATTTATGCGAGTTGACCCTAAAGCTTCAGGTGGTCCTTTTAATTGTATATCGAAATTAAGCTATATGGACACTGatacttttgaaaaaatgaaaaaattatatgaattatacGATTATTTCACAAAACTCAAAAAAAGTGATGATTCTTCATCATTATGTAGAAACATTAGTAATATAGCTGAGAAGCATAAAAGTTTGATGCAGGAATGTAAGGAGAAAGACAATAATTTACCTAATGCGTTAACAAATCTAAAATACGTAATCGAAAAAGATGAATTAGTTGCTAAAGATGCATGTACAAAGAACACATctgatttattttatttaaaaatcgaTCCACCTCCTggtaaagataaaaatgcgGTAACAGTACATGCACATGGtagaaaatttgaagaaaaacctcTCCCAACCCGCTTTTCAGGTTATTCATCACAAGCACATAGTAGAAAGTCTGGAAGAACCCATACCCCACCCCCCGTTCTAGTTTCTTCACCACAAGCACATGGTGGAAACTCTAGAGAAACACATACCGCACCCCTCGTTTCAGTTTCTTCATCACCCGCAAAAGGATTGGAAAAACAAGCACGGGGAGAGAGTGAACGAATACCATCAGTACCCCCAGCACGAGTTCCACTAGAACTAACAGTACTGCCATCATTACCACTACTACAATTAGGACAATTAAAACAATTAGAATCATCAGAAACAGAAGAACCAACAGGACCAAAAGGACTAACAGAACCAGAACCAGAGCAACGACTAGAACAGCTACAAGAACATTATGTACATCATTTAAGCGAAGACGAAGCAGACATTTCCCTAGAGGAAGGTGATAAATCAGCAGGTTCAATGCTGTCCGCATATAACCCAGAAACGATCATGGAAAAGATGAAATTTGCGCTTTCTAAAGTTTTAGAAACCGTTGAACCGGTGCCTGTTCTTGGTGTATCCGGTGCTATAGgtgcattatttttactatttaaGGTATCAAAAATTGCactaaaacattttaaattatgcttatataattataatacttacaaataa